The nucleotide window AATGTGCCGGCCAATCCGACGATGCTGGTGACAATGACAAGCAGGTAGCTGATCGCACCGAGGGTTTCGCCTTGCGCGTACAAGGCCGGTATCATCCAGGGAAAGTACTCCCCCCATCCCGCCACACCCACGATCTGCGCCAGGGCGATGGCGAGGATGGCGACGCCCATCGGCGGCAGGTAACCGCGTCCGGCGCTGGCGAAGAAGATGATCGGGGTGATGACGGCGAGCGTGAGGGCGGCCGTGGTCGCCAGATGGACTCCGCCGCGCAGCAAACTTGGCACTGGTATGTGTGGCAATGCCACGGCCGCGCCGACGCCGAGAGCGATCAAATAGATCATCGCTACCAACGCCAGCGACCAGACCACGATCACAACGAATTTGGCAAACACGATGCTGGAACGGGCGGTGGGCAAGGCGAGGAGGTCCTTCACCGTGTGATCGGAGTACTCGCGTCCAAACACCCAACTGCCAATGAGGCTGAAAAGTACGGTCCCGGCCGCGGCGATGGCCAGGGTGAGGAAGCTGAGGTAGGTCGGCCAGTCGGCCACACCCATGGCAATCCGCGCCTTGGCGCCGATCAAGCCCGCACGGCGCGCGAGTTCTGGATCCTTGAGGACGATCATGAAGAAACCACCCACGAAGGGAAGCAGCGAAAATCCCAAAGCGGTGAACAAGGGTATTCGGGATCGGCGCGCTTTGAGCAACTCCACCCCGATCGCCTGTGCAAGGTTATTCATCGTGTAGTTCCGGCCTCCACGCCCACCAGTCTCAGAAAGTATTGCTCAAGGTCCTCTTGTTCGACGGCGAGCAGCGTCGGCGACTGGTTGGCATGGACGAGTCGCGCGGCGATGTCGTCCGGCGCGGCGATGGCGGCGGCGTCCTTGATTGCCACGGCGCCGTCTGCAGTCATCTCGGCGGCAAACCCTGCGTCGAGCAACAGCGCAAGCGCCGCCTGGCTATCACGCGTGCGGATAAGGAGTCGTTGCTGGCGATTGCGTTCGAGTTCATCCACATCGAGTTCCTGTAGCAGGCGCCCTTGATGGATGATCCCAATCCGTTTGGCCAGACGCGACACTTCGCCCAAGATGTGGCTTGACATAAAAACGGTGACGCCGCGTTCCTGCGCCAACTCGATCAGGAGCTTGCGGACTTCCACGATCCCTGCCGGGTCCAGGCCATTGGCTGGCTCATCGAGGATGAGCAGTTTGGGATTGTGCAAAAGCGACTTGGCAATCCCCAGGCGCTGGGCGTTGCCGAGCGACAATGCCCCGGCGCGCCGATCGGCGTAGGGGAGCAAGCCCAGCCGTTCGATGGTGCGATCGACCGCTTTCGCCTCGGTTCCAGGACGAAGGCGGCGCATGACCTCCAGGTTTTCGCGCACTGTGAGTTCAGGATAGGCGTTTGCCGTTTCGACCAAATAGCCGACAGCGCGCCAGGGTCTCTCGCCGCGCCCGCGTATGCTTGCTCCCAACACGCGTGCTTCCCCCGCCGTTGGCCTGACCATTCCCAGCAGCATACGAATGGTCGTTGTCTTGCCGGAGCCATTGAGGCCAAGAAAGGCATAGATTTCACCGCGCATCACGCGCAGAGATAGGCCATCGACGGCGGTTACAGGGCCGTATTTTTTTGTCAGATCATCGGTCTCGATTGCTGTGCTCATCGGTATCAGGGGAGTGTGCGAAGGCAGGATTGTGAAGCTGATCGCCGTACCTTGAGGTTGGGGGTCAGCGGGCTGGGGTTGCTGCGTCATATCGGCAGCGTCCATGTTGTCCGCCGCCGCTGTCGGATGTACTCATCATCAACAGTAACCACTCAGCCTCTGCCACGAATGACACGAATGATCACAAGCAAAATTCGTCAAATTCGTGCAATTCGTGGCAACAATCCAGACAGGCTGGCAGTTACCATCAACATTGGTTCAAGGAGACACCCATGCCGAGCGCCAAAGCGAAGATACCACAAACCGGGACCGCTGTACACAAGCCATCATCTGTTTGCGAAATCGGCCCCGGCGCGCCCTACTCGCCGATGTAGGACGAGGCGGCTGCGCTCGATGCGTTTGTTCACGGTTTGGACCCAAAGCCTGGATGTGCGTCCGCACCCCGCCGAGGCCCGCTTCTATCTCTACTTCAACGCCGGCGACGACTGGCCGTGGACAAAGGGGCGCGAACGCCTGGGGTTGCTGATGGATGACGAAGCCGCCCTGGGGCGTGGTACAATGGTATCGAAGCAGCGGCTGTGGGCGTCAGAACTGGCGGTATGGGATCATCGCCCTTTTTCTGGCCCCTGCACCCTCCAATCTCCTTCGCTTCTCCTCTCTCCACCCTTTGCCTGCCATGCCGCGCCTCCGCTACGCCCTCTACTCCCTCCTTGTTCTGCTTGTCATCGTTGCCCTCGCCTGGCTCCCGACCACCCTCGCCGCCGCTGGGGTTCAGCCCACCGCCGCGGCCTCCGACCCCTTTGGCATCTTTGTCTTCGACCACACCAACCTCAGAGGCGCGCCCGAAATGGCCTCCGTAGGCGCCAACTGGCTGGCGATCAACCTGATCTGGTCGCAGGTCGAACGCAACAAAGGCGTCTATCGCTGGGCGAACTATGACGAGACCTTCCGGCGAGCGGCCGAGATGGGCTATCGCGTCATCGTCACCGTCACCGGCAACCCCAGTTGGGCGGCGCCGATCGATTGCGGCCCGGTGACCGACCTGCCGGCGCTGGTCGAATTCATGCGCCGCGCGGTTGGCCGCTACAGCTTCCCGCCCTATAACGTCATGCACTACTCGATGTATAACGAGCCGGACAACGCCGACACCAGCCACGATCTGGGCGGCTGCTGGGGCCATGCCAACGCCAACGACCCGCGTCCGGCGCCCGAA belongs to Caldilineales bacterium and includes:
- a CDS encoding ABC transporter ATP-binding protein → MSTAIETDDLTKKYGPVTAVDGLSLRVMRGEIYAFLGLNGSGKTTTIRMLLGMVRPTAGEARVLGASIRGRGERPWRAVGYLVETANAYPELTVRENLEVMRRLRPGTEAKAVDRTIERLGLLPYADRRAGALSLGNAQRLGIAKSLLHNPKLLILDEPANGLDPAGIVEVRKLLIELAQERGVTVFMSSHILGEVSRLAKRIGIIHQGRLLQELDVDELERNRQQRLLIRTRDSQAALALLLDAGFAAEMTADGAVAIKDAAAIAAPDDIAARLVHANQSPTLLAVEQEDLEQYFLRLVGVEAGTTR
- a CDS encoding ABC transporter permease encodes the protein MNNLAQAIGVELLKARRSRIPLFTALGFSLLPFVGGFFMIVLKDPELARRAGLIGAKARIAMGVADWPTYLSFLTLAIAAAGTVLFSLIGSWVFGREYSDHTVKDLLALPTARSSIVFAKFVVIVVWSLALVAMIYLIALGVGAAVALPHIPVPSLLRGGVHLATTAALTLAVITPIIFFASAGRGYLPPMGVAILAIALAQIVGVAGWGEYFPWMIPALYAQGETLGAISYLLVIVTSIVGLAGTFAWWEFADQAH